A single genomic interval of Ignavibacteria bacterium harbors:
- a CDS encoding isoprenyl transferase gives MLSSDKKDKAKQDRLKENGEIPKHIAIIMDGNGRWAKGLGYTRAFGHREGVNSVRDIVEACGQLGVKFLTLYTFSTENWKRPKSEVTILMKLLIKGLRDEADRLHKNNIKLIASGNLDKLPEKVYEELKDAMEKTKNNKKMTLNLALSYSGRWDILNAIKDLFNDCKSGKINKEDIDEKLFSDYLVTKNIPDPDLMIRTGGEYRISNFLLWQLAYTEIYIDNIFWPQFRRESLYKAIEVYQKRERRFGMVSEQIKK, from the coding sequence TTGTTATCATCAGACAAAAAAGATAAAGCTAAACAAGATCGTTTAAAAGAAAACGGTGAAATCCCCAAACATATAGCAATCATTATGGATGGAAACGGAAGATGGGCTAAAGGCCTTGGTTATACAAGGGCTTTTGGACATAGGGAGGGCGTTAACTCGGTTAGAGATATAGTTGAAGCTTGCGGACAGCTTGGAGTAAAATTCTTAACATTATACACATTTTCAACTGAAAACTGGAAACGGCCTAAATCGGAAGTTACCATACTAATGAAACTTCTTATTAAAGGATTAAGGGATGAAGCGGACAGGCTACATAAAAATAACATAAAACTTATTGCATCTGGAAATCTTGATAAACTACCGGAAAAGGTGTACGAAGAGCTAAAAGATGCAATGGAGAAGACTAAGAACAATAAAAAGATGACTTTAAATCTAGCTCTTAGCTACAGTGGTAGGTGGGATATTTTAAATGCAATAAAAGATCTTTTTAATGATTGTAAATCAGGAAAAATTAACAAGGAAGATATTGATGAAAAGCTCTTTTCGGATTATTTAGTAACAAAGAATATTCCGGATCCTGATTTGATGATCAGAACGGGAGGAGAGTACAGAATCAGTAATTTTCTTCTATGGCAGCTCGCTTACACAGAAATTTATATTGATAATATATTTTGGCCACAGTTCAGGAGAGAAAGTCTTTATAAAGCTATTGAAGTATATCAGAAAAGAGAAAGAAGATTTGGAATGGTAAGTGAACAAATTAAAAAGTAA
- the bamA gene encoding outer membrane protein assembly factor BamA has product MTRINKYLYLFAIIAIFTAFNIKLYSQNFETTYKIANISVRGNNVYDSRTIIAYSGLKENMEIAIPSDETREAIRRLWKLGLFSNVALNVDKKFGRDAYLVFEVEELPRIENIEIIGNDHFSESEVKEKIGLNAGEVVSEQKLKDVEYNLGLNYAEDGFALAEIKIDKLISANNEARIRIKINEGKKLTVRKIEFEGNVDVSDDDLYKALENTSEKVWWKFWEGAGFDKEKLEEDKKLVVEYYKELGYKDAEVVDSDFKLSPDKEDVFLIIRVREGRKFKINNITIEGNKIYTDDALLLRLDMKKGDVYNMKKFSQNLYGNEAETDVSSLYLDNGYLGFQADVSDKTVGLDRVDINIKITENNQYKLGLISFEGNDKTKDKVLRRELYTIPGEFFNRGNVKRSMQQLNALNYFNPEKLNQDISLANDSTVNIKYIVAERSSDQFNASIGYSGSFGITGALGLTFNNFDIMEPFSGGGGQALNFSWQFGEAGTYRTFSIGLTEPWFLNTPTLLGFNVFDSRTRYTYDVQETGGIVNIGRRFKWPDDFFRGDWAVKYQETNVLDGGGYYQTGRRNQFSLRQIISRSTVFDPVYPLNGTKFSNTTELSGGPFLPGNTEFLKNIFTAETYTPLIRNTKLVLYSTFNFYYVNPLSDDKYLPPTELFYMGGNGLAYNTIPLRGYEDRAVGPRNSVGNSIGGKVSLKYGVEIRYPLSLDPFPIFVLAFAEAGNVWSDFAKVDPFELKRSVGFGTRLMLPAVGLIGFDFGYGFDRKSVDGENPSLLFHFQFGRGF; this is encoded by the coding sequence ATGACAAGAATTAACAAATATTTATATCTTTTTGCGATTATCGCAATATTTACAGCATTTAATATCAAATTATATTCTCAGAACTTTGAAACAACTTATAAGATTGCAAACATCTCGGTTAGAGGAAACAATGTATACGATTCAAGAACGATAATTGCTTACTCAGGTCTTAAAGAAAATATGGAAATTGCAATCCCTTCTGATGAAACTCGTGAAGCAATTAGAAGATTGTGGAAACTCGGATTGTTTTCGAATGTTGCATTGAATGTAGATAAAAAATTTGGTAGAGATGCCTATTTAGTCTTTGAGGTTGAAGAACTTCCACGAATAGAAAATATTGAAATAATTGGCAATGATCATTTTTCCGAATCTGAAGTAAAAGAAAAAATAGGTTTAAATGCAGGTGAAGTCGTGTCAGAGCAGAAATTAAAAGATGTTGAGTATAATTTAGGTCTAAATTATGCCGAAGATGGATTTGCATTGGCGGAAATAAAAATTGACAAGCTAATATCAGCTAACAATGAGGCAAGAATAAGAATTAAAATAAATGAGGGGAAAAAGCTTACAGTAAGGAAAATCGAATTTGAGGGTAATGTGGATGTTTCTGATGATGATTTGTATAAAGCTTTAGAAAACACATCTGAGAAAGTATGGTGGAAATTTTGGGAAGGTGCTGGATTTGACAAGGAAAAGTTGGAAGAAGATAAAAAATTAGTAGTTGAATACTACAAAGAACTTGGTTATAAAGATGCAGAAGTTGTAGACTCAGATTTTAAACTTTCACCCGATAAGGAAGATGTTTTTCTTATTATTAGAGTCAGGGAAGGAAGAAAATTTAAAATTAATAATATTACTATCGAGGGAAATAAAATTTATACGGATGATGCCCTTCTTCTTAGACTGGATATGAAAAAAGGTGATGTTTATAATATGAAAAAGTTCTCTCAAAATCTTTATGGTAATGAAGCAGAAACCGATGTGAGTTCATTATACCTTGATAATGGTTACCTCGGTTTTCAAGCTGACGTGAGCGATAAGACAGTGGGGCTTGATAGGGTTGACATAAACATTAAAATTACAGAAAATAATCAGTACAAACTTGGTCTTATAAGCTTTGAAGGTAATGACAAGACTAAGGACAAAGTACTTCGACGAGAACTATATACAATACCGGGCGAGTTTTTCAACAGGGGAAATGTTAAAAGAAGTATGCAGCAGCTTAATGCACTAAACTATTTCAACCCTGAAAAATTAAATCAGGATATTAGTCTTGCAAATGATTCAACAGTAAACATAAAATACATCGTTGCAGAAAGGTCATCTGATCAGTTTAACGCATCTATTGGATATAGCGGTTCATTTGGCATAACAGGCGCCTTAGGTCTGACTTTCAATAACTTTGATATAATGGAACCATTTTCGGGTGGAGGAGGTCAAGCACTTAACTTCTCATGGCAGTTCGGCGAAGCAGGGACTTATAGAACATTTTCGATTGGGCTTACAGAGCCGTGGTTTTTAAACACACCTACTTTACTCGGCTTCAATGTATTTGATTCCAGAACAAGATATACTTATGACGTACAAGAAACTGGTGGAATAGTTAATATTGGAAGAAGGTTTAAATGGCCTGATGACTTCTTCCGTGGTGACTGGGCAGTGAAATATCAGGAAACGAACGTTCTTGACGGAGGGGGCTATTACCAGACGGGTCGCAGAAATCAGTTCAGTTTAAGACAAATTATTTCGAGATCTACAGTTTTTGATCCTGTATATCCTTTAAACGGTACTAAGTTTTCAAACACAACAGAATTGTCAGGCGGACCATTTCTTCCGGGTAATACAGAATTCTTAAAAAATATTTTCACTGCAGAAACTTATACTCCCTTAATAAGAAATACTAAGCTGGTTTTGTATTCTACATTTAATTTTTATTATGTTAATCCACTAAGCGATGACAAATACCTACCTCCAACTGAATTGTTCTATATGGGGGGTAATGGTCTAGCTTATAACACGATACCTTTAAGAGGATACGAAGACAGAGCTGTCGGTCCGCGCAATTCTGTCGGTAATTCAATCGGAGGAAAAGTTTCTCTTAAATACGGCGTAGAAATTCGATATCCGCTTTCATTAGATCCGTTCCCAATATTTGTTCTGGCATTTGCTGAAGCTGGTAATGTTTGGTCTGATTTTGCTAAAGTTGATCCGTTTGAATTAAAAAGATCTGTTGGCTTTGGTACAAGACTGATGCTTCCAGCAGTGGGATTGATAGGATTTGACTTCGGTTACGGATTCGATAGAAAATCAGTTGACGGAGAAAACCCAAGTCTTTTATTCCACTTCCAGTTCGGAAGAGGATTTTAG
- the trpS gene encoding tryptophan--tRNA ligase, with protein MTQNKKTILSGMRPSGKLHIGHYVGALENWVELQNYYKNYHLIADYHTLTTSLNTADVFDDSIEMAIDWIASGIDPEKSPIFRQSQVKQHTELFLIFSMLITKARLEKNPTLKEQIKDLNLQTIAYGHLGYPVLQAADILLYKGDVVPVGEDQVPHVEITRQIASNFNENFKNSDGNSIFPIPEPKVTQFARLPGLDGKAKMSKSLNNTILLSDNEDSIKSKMKKAFTDPNKLRKGDKGNPDICLVYTYHRKFNPSEISEIRTGCKTGALGCFDCKMKVSRAISDYFLPLREKRIVLEKNKNSVLEVLIEGERKARLIAENTMQEVRRSMKLG; from the coding sequence ATGACACAAAATAAGAAAACAATACTATCTGGAATGAGACCCTCAGGTAAACTGCACATAGGACATTATGTCGGTGCGCTTGAAAATTGGGTTGAGCTTCAGAATTATTATAAGAATTATCATTTAATTGCTGATTATCATACACTTACAACGAGTCTAAATACAGCTGATGTATTTGATGATTCAATTGAAATGGCAATAGATTGGATAGCATCAGGTATCGATCCTGAAAAATCTCCTATTTTCAGGCAATCACAAGTTAAACAACATACTGAATTATTTCTGATATTCTCTATGCTGATTACTAAGGCAAGGTTGGAGAAGAATCCGACTTTAAAAGAACAAATAAAAGATTTAAACTTGCAGACAATTGCTTATGGTCATCTTGGATATCCGGTACTGCAGGCCGCTGATATTTTGCTGTATAAGGGTGATGTTGTGCCGGTCGGTGAAGATCAAGTACCTCATGTGGAAATTACAAGACAAATTGCAAGCAATTTTAATGAGAATTTCAAAAATTCAGACGGCAATTCAATATTTCCTATACCTGAACCGAAAGTTACTCAATTTGCAAGACTTCCCGGTTTAGACGGTAAAGCAAAAATGAGTAAGTCTCTGAATAATACAATATTGCTTTCAGATAATGAAGATTCCATAAAATCAAAGATGAAAAAGGCGTTTACCGATCCAAATAAGCTTAGAAAAGGAGATAAAGGCAATCCGGATATTTGTCTTGTTTATACTTACCATAGGAAATTCAACCCATCGGAAATATCTGAAATAAGGACTGGGTGCAAGACCGGAGCTTTGGGTTGTTTTGATTGCAAAATGAAAGTTTCAAGAGCTATTTCAGATTATTTTCTGCCACTCAGAGAAAAAAGAATTGTTCTTGAAAAGAACAAAAACAGTGTACTTGAAGTATTAATAGAAGGCGAAAGAAAAGCACGATTAATAGCAGAAAATACGATGCAGGAAGTCCGAAGATCCATGAAGTTAGGTTAA
- a CDS encoding D-alanine--D-alanine ligase produces MKIALLTGGLSSEREVSLSSGRGILKGLRELGHNVVVIDPIYGDTMIDEDLVFKDKVSKEYPTLEKIRKLQKESSHKLIDCINSELFNDIDLVFIGLHGKFGEDGKIQTLLELKGLKYTGSGIQSSAVAMDKDLSKLVFEKNNILTPDWLALYSENNVKYNDCINLLGNPIVIKPNDEGSTVGLTIAKNVKEFFSGIKTAFTYSEKVLLERYIKGRELTVSIIDGEPYPVIEIVPHKGFYDYEHKYSKGMSTYVCPAVIPEEVADKAKNLALIAYNALNCRVYARVDFLLTEEKDLYCLEVNTLPGMTELSLVPMAAKAMKMDFNNLIKKLIDSSFRKYD; encoded by the coding sequence ATGAAAATAGCTTTATTAACAGGCGGTTTATCATCAGAACGTGAAGTTTCTTTATCGTCGGGCAGAGGAATTCTTAAAGGATTGAGAGAATTAGGGCATAATGTTGTTGTGATAGATCCGATATACGGAGATACTATGATTGATGAGGATTTAGTTTTTAAGGATAAAGTGTCGAAAGAGTATCCAACTCTAGAGAAAATAAGGAAATTACAAAAAGAAAGTTCGCATAAATTAATTGACTGTATAAATTCTGAGTTATTTAATGATATCGATTTGGTCTTTATTGGTTTGCACGGAAAATTTGGAGAAGACGGTAAGATACAGACTCTGCTCGAGTTAAAAGGTCTAAAATATACAGGTTCAGGAATACAATCTTCGGCTGTTGCGATGGATAAAGATTTATCGAAATTGGTATTTGAAAAGAATAATATTCTTACTCCTGACTGGTTGGCTCTTTATAGCGAAAATAATGTTAAATATAATGATTGCATTAATCTATTAGGAAATCCGATTGTTATTAAACCAAATGATGAAGGTAGTACTGTAGGGCTTACTATTGCTAAAAATGTCAAAGAGTTTTTTTCTGGAATTAAAACAGCTTTTACGTACTCTGAAAAAGTACTTCTTGAAAGATACATTAAAGGAAGGGAGTTAACCGTTTCAATTATTGATGGTGAACCATATCCGGTCATAGAGATTGTACCTCATAAAGGTTTTTATGATTATGAGCATAAGTATTCTAAGGGTATGTCAACATACGTTTGTCCTGCTGTTATTCCGGAAGAAGTTGCAGATAAAGCAAAAAATCTGGCATTAATAGCGTACAATGCTTTGAATTGTAGAGTGTATGCTAGGGTCGATTTTTTGTTAACAGAAGAAAAAGATCTTTATTGTTTAGAAGTCAATACTCTTCCGGGTATGACAGAACTGTCTCTTGTTCCGATGGCTGCTAAAGCAATGAAAATGGATTTTAATAATCTGATAAAGAAGCTAATAGATTCATCTTTTAGAAAATATGATTAG
- a CDS encoding OmpH family outer membrane protein codes for MKLINIRTALVFILFVLLVSTGMSYSQTKVGYIDSKKIIDNMQEAKDAKLKLDNLVQEWQKQLNDLNDSLKNTKDEFEKKKLILSEQLKQQYEKTIKDLETNASNFKVQKFGEGGEYFQKQIEFMKPVQDRIFKAIETVAKKEDFDYVFDRNSDLLLLYVNEKYDVTVKVQRIVEGKDQ; via the coding sequence TTGAAATTAATTAATATCAGAACCGCTTTAGTTTTTATTTTATTCGTCCTTCTTGTTAGTACGGGCATGTCTTATTCTCAGACAAAAGTCGGATATATTGACTCGAAAAAGATTATAGATAACATGCAGGAAGCAAAAGATGCAAAGCTAAAGCTCGATAACCTTGTTCAGGAATGGCAGAAACAGCTGAATGATCTAAATGATAGTCTCAAAAACACAAAAGATGAATTTGAAAAGAAAAAGTTAATACTCTCGGAACAGTTGAAACAGCAGTATGAGAAAACAATAAAAGATCTTGAAACTAATGCATCGAATTTTAAAGTGCAGAAGTTTGGTGAAGGAGGGGAGTATTTTCAAAAGCAGATAGAGTTCATGAAGCCAGTTCAGGATAGAATATTTAAAGCTATTGAAACGGTTGCAAAGAAAGAGGATTTCGATTATGTTTTTGACAGGAACAGCGATTTGTTGTTATTATACGTCAATGAAAAATATGATGTGACAGTCAAAGTTCAAAGAATTGTTGAAGGTAAAGACCAGTGA
- a CDS encoding septum formation initiator family protein, which translates to MIIYIIFSDKGILTKMKFQKDKQSIDKQVTEKKQEQDSLRKVIDSLTNSNDMIEKIARERYFMSKEGEIIYKVEQDTNDTK; encoded by the coding sequence ATGATTATTTATATAATCTTTTCTGATAAAGGAATATTAACTAAGATGAAGTTTCAAAAAGATAAGCAGAGTATAGATAAGCAAGTTACCGAGAAAAAACAAGAACAGGATTCACTTAGAAAGGTTATTGATTCTTTGACTAATTCAAATGATATGATTGAGAAAATAGCAAGAGAAAGGTATTTTATGTCCAAAGAGGGCGAAATAATATACAAAGTTGAACAAGATACCAATGACACAAAATAA
- a CDS encoding OmpH family outer membrane protein, whose protein sequence is MKKNHLKLAALLFVFITFTGVAIAQNIKVGYVDSEVILKQLPESQKVLAELESLKKLYIDTVQAKEKDLKTNAESFKTRYEEAQKSVESGQVKSEADLKKLNEEMQGLQKSLQDEDEALTIYKQKVQEELLQKQNEMFKPIKEKITKAIENVAKELKINFVFDKADGTLIYGDKEYDITFKVLDKLK, encoded by the coding sequence TTGAAAAAGAATCATTTAAAGTTAGCAGCTTTATTATTCGTGTTTATTACTTTTACGGGTGTTGCCATCGCTCAGAATATAAAAGTCGGTTATGTAGATAGTGAAGTGATATTAAAACAGCTTCCAGAATCGCAAAAAGTACTTGCAGAACTTGAAAGCCTTAAAAAACTATACATTGATACAGTTCAGGCTAAGGAAAAAGATCTCAAGACGAATGCAGAATCTTTTAAGACAAGATATGAAGAAGCTCAGAAATCAGTTGAATCAGGACAGGTAAAGTCTGAAGCAGATCTTAAAAAACTAAATGAAGAAATGCAAGGACTTCAAAAGAGTCTACAGGATGAGGATGAGGCATTAACGATTTATAAACAAAAAGTTCAGGAAGAGCTTTTGCAAAAGCAGAACGAGATGTTCAAACCGATTAAGGAAAAGATAACCAAAGCAATTGAAAATGTAGCAAAAGAATTGAAAATCAATTTCGTATTTGATAAGGCTGATGGTACCCTGATATACGGTGATAAAGAATATGATATAACATTCAAGGTCCTTGATAAATTAAAGTAA